One Paraburkholderia caffeinilytica DNA segment encodes these proteins:
- a CDS encoding LysE family translocator has product MLDLSTLGTFVAVVLGLFLIPGPAVLLVLTRTVHGGRKAGILTGLGIAVGDFIHTLGASVGLSAILMTSALAFNAVKFVGAAYLVYLGIRALREKQASAHLPAVAPVSASKAFLQAIPAEVLNPKTALFFLAFLPQFVRPEHGSSFLQFTTLGLIFVGMSALYTTLIVLTIRPLGKLVKRLTWLGRWQNKIIGVLFISLGLRVATQTR; this is encoded by the coding sequence ATGCTTGATCTTTCCACGCTGGGAACCTTCGTTGCCGTTGTGCTGGGGCTCTTTCTGATTCCCGGTCCGGCCGTGCTGCTGGTCTTGACCCGCACGGTGCATGGTGGGCGCAAGGCCGGCATACTCACCGGTCTCGGCATCGCCGTTGGCGATTTCATACACACGTTAGGCGCATCGGTTGGCCTGTCGGCCATATTGATGACGTCGGCACTGGCTTTCAACGCCGTGAAATTCGTCGGCGCCGCCTATCTCGTCTATCTGGGGATTCGCGCCTTGCGCGAAAAGCAGGCGAGCGCGCATTTGCCGGCTGTCGCGCCGGTCTCCGCTTCCAAGGCCTTCTTGCAGGCGATCCCCGCCGAAGTATTGAACCCCAAGACCGCGCTGTTTTTCCTCGCGTTCCTGCCGCAGTTCGTTCGCCCCGAGCACGGCTCCTCGTTTCTGCAGTTCACGACGCTCGGACTGATCTTCGTCGGCATGAGCGCGCTTTATACGACGCTGATCGTGCTGACCATTCGTCCGCTGGGCAAGCTCGTCAAGCGCCTGACATGGCTTGGCCGCTGGCAAAACAAGATCATCGGCGTGCTGTTCATTTCGCTCGGCCTGCGCGTCGCGACGCAAACACGCTGA
- a CDS encoding IMPACT family protein, which yields MPTFTLPAPLCAELEIRKSRFIAHAIPVADRDAAMAELRRLRDEHPGATHVCWALLAGGQSGMSDDGEPSGTAGRPILEVLRHHDLDGVLAAVVRYYGGVKLGAGGLVRAYTDAIASALLDAPRVERIAQVTLIVEVSYADEAKVRRWIEAEAYGLVDSAYGMLVKMTVRLPANAVDDARLALVDMTQGKAGFF from the coding sequence TTGCCCACCTTTACCTTGCCCGCACCGCTCTGTGCGGAACTCGAAATCCGCAAGAGCCGTTTCATTGCGCACGCGATACCGGTCGCCGATCGCGACGCCGCGATGGCCGAGTTGCGGCGTCTGCGCGACGAACATCCTGGCGCGACGCATGTGTGCTGGGCGCTGCTGGCAGGTGGCCAGTCGGGCATGTCCGACGACGGCGAGCCATCCGGAACCGCGGGCCGGCCCATTCTCGAAGTGCTGCGGCATCATGATCTGGACGGCGTGCTGGCCGCCGTCGTGCGGTACTACGGCGGCGTGAAGCTGGGCGCCGGCGGGTTGGTGCGGGCGTATACCGACGCGATTGCTTCGGCTCTATTGGACGCACCGCGGGTGGAGCGGATTGCTCAGGTCACGCTGATCGTCGAAGTGAGCTACGCCGATGAAGCGAAGGTGCGGAGATGGATCGAGGCCGAAGCTTACGGACTCGTGGACAGTGCCTACGGGATGCTGGTGAAGATGACCGTCCGGCTGCCCGCCAACGCGGTAGACGATGCCAGACTGGCTCTGGTGGACATGACTCAGGGGAAAGCCGGTTTCTTTTGA
- a CDS encoding LysE family translocator gives MSITAWLFFLPACFAINLAPGPNNLLSINVAARHGFMTAFVGGTGRLVAFALMLVLAATGLAVVLHASEWFFLAIKLAGAAYLIWLAIQLWRSDAPAIDTIRQDDASLWRVARQECLVAAGNPKAILVFTAFLPQFVDIAKPMLPQFAVLGASFLVLEWVAIALYSWAGMHLGKWLVRAKVRRWFNRCCGAFLGAIGVSFLLVRRGQ, from the coding sequence ATGTCTATCACCGCCTGGCTGTTCTTCCTGCCCGCCTGCTTCGCGATCAACCTCGCGCCTGGCCCGAACAATCTTCTATCGATCAACGTCGCCGCGCGTCACGGCTTCATGACGGCTTTCGTCGGCGGCACCGGCCGGTTAGTCGCGTTCGCGCTGATGCTGGTGTTGGCCGCGACCGGCCTCGCCGTCGTGCTGCACGCATCCGAGTGGTTCTTTCTGGCGATCAAACTGGCCGGCGCCGCGTATCTGATCTGGCTTGCCATCCAGTTGTGGCGCAGCGACGCTCCGGCCATCGATACGATCCGGCAGGACGACGCGTCGCTCTGGCGGGTTGCGCGGCAGGAATGTCTCGTGGCGGCGGGCAATCCGAAGGCGATTCTGGTTTTCACCGCATTTTTGCCGCAGTTCGTAGATATCGCCAAACCGATGCTGCCGCAGTTCGCAGTGCTCGGCGCGAGTTTTCTGGTGCTTGAATGGGTGGCGATCGCGCTGTATTCGTGGGCTGGCATGCACCTTGGCAAGTGGCTGGTTCGCGCCAAGGTTCGGCGGTGGTTCAATCGCTGCTGTGGGGCGTTTCTTGGGGCGATTGGGGTGAGTTTTTTGCTGGTTAGGCGGGGACAGTAA
- a CDS encoding cellulase family glycosylhydrolase, translating into MVGITMQVQAQQFGQRAFDSGSPLKTGMQVKVERFTSTSAMQIKAAGFSFVRFGVWANSMQTAEYRKRVASAFGAAEDADLPVLLTVRSTIPLARSYQSDEAARNAQLRDAAQQLVHVVNSLVGTYRNNVLAVELWNEPELPEYWPTGDVDTTFPVYMRAVCAGLKNVHALKPVIGFGFARAPASGSRSDKLLQSVQSSSDHCIDAVSYHAYGMGERQIQDASAYVLSRYGLPALITEWGVSSGAKGGVIGQAASIQAFLMRRASMNTPLISIYEWQDTVNGKNARERNFGLVDASGTPKPALGAALEALRKQ; encoded by the coding sequence ATGGTCGGCATAACCATGCAAGTTCAGGCGCAGCAGTTCGGACAGCGGGCTTTCGATAGCGGAAGCCCCTTAAAGACAGGCATGCAAGTCAAGGTCGAGCGCTTCACATCGACATCGGCGATGCAGATCAAAGCTGCGGGATTTAGCTTTGTCCGTTTCGGCGTATGGGCGAATTCGATGCAGACCGCTGAATATCGGAAGCGGGTAGCCAGCGCGTTCGGCGCTGCTGAGGATGCGGACCTGCCGGTCCTTCTTACGGTGCGCTCGACAATCCCTCTTGCTCGGTCTTATCAGTCGGATGAGGCGGCGCGCAATGCGCAACTACGCGACGCCGCGCAGCAACTGGTTCACGTAGTAAACAGTCTGGTTGGTACTTACAGGAACAATGTGCTTGCCGTCGAACTCTGGAATGAACCGGAGTTGCCTGAATACTGGCCAACCGGCGATGTCGATACGACGTTTCCGGTATATATGCGGGCGGTATGCGCCGGACTGAAAAACGTTCACGCATTGAAGCCTGTGATTGGGTTCGGCTTCGCGAGAGCCCCAGCATCCGGTTCCCGCTCGGACAAGCTACTACAGAGCGTTCAATCATCGTCGGACCATTGCATCGACGCCGTTTCATACCATGCATATGGAATGGGCGAACGGCAGATTCAAGATGCATCCGCGTACGTTCTTTCCCGCTATGGACTGCCGGCACTGATTACAGAGTGGGGCGTCTCGTCTGGAGCAAAGGGGGGTGTGATCGGTCAGGCGGCAAGCATCCAGGCATTTCTTATGAGGCGTGCTTCGATGAATACACCGCTGATCTCGATCTACGAGTGGCAGGACACAGTCAATGGCAAGAATGCGCGCGAGCGTAATTTCGGCTTGGTGGACGCCTCAGGGACACCGAAGCCGGCGCTCGGAGCAGCGCTGGAAGCGCTGCGCAAACAATGA
- a CDS encoding lipopolysaccharide biosynthesis protein has translation MHLFIRLAFRITSLALKFALTVVVARMLGFAAVADYGLALAVSVVSSKLLGLGFSTEMNRRLSAVNPGDAIQDARRLLLLYCLVYVVIGVAVLTVRSGAGFDWFRRIPPGVLWGAMLVAFSEHIGLETTSYVFSLHRPRLGALLLFIRTGAWAGVAIPGLLTGMIVSIETIFTLWWGTNVIAALAACWCIWRRGLEASLGQPVSRKVGGVRSVWVTGLPFFVATTVLSGLQYGERFLASSTISADSLGRYVFAWSIANAIQTIAYATIVMTAGPRLVRSLSGAGSDFWSTLRISMRSALGITIIAAVAILIAYKPIFHVAREPSGSRELTMLSILLVSFVLRSIADVYWSGAVALRLGKQVAIAMTVVAAIGIPVEWLLVTQLGAMGVALAHLAASTGIVAILAFIVMRVRAVPETATANREAIHVP, from the coding sequence ATGCACCTGTTCATCCGGCTCGCCTTTCGCATCACGTCGCTAGCGCTGAAATTCGCGCTAACGGTCGTTGTCGCCCGTATGCTCGGATTTGCGGCTGTGGCCGACTACGGTCTGGCGCTTGCCGTGTCGGTTGTGTCGTCCAAATTGCTCGGACTAGGATTCAGCACCGAAATGAACCGACGATTGAGCGCCGTGAACCCGGGCGACGCGATTCAGGACGCGCGCCGTTTACTCCTGCTCTATTGCCTCGTCTACGTGGTGATCGGTGTCGCCGTCTTGACTGTGCGCAGCGGTGCCGGCTTCGACTGGTTTCGTCGAATCCCACCTGGCGTTCTCTGGGGCGCGATGTTGGTGGCCTTCTCCGAACATATCGGGCTTGAGACAACTTCTTATGTTTTTTCGCTGCATCGGCCACGCCTGGGCGCACTGCTGCTTTTCATTCGCACGGGTGCGTGGGCCGGCGTCGCGATTCCTGGTCTACTCACCGGCATGATCGTATCTATTGAGACGATCTTCACGCTCTGGTGGGGGACGAACGTGATTGCCGCGCTCGCGGCATGCTGGTGCATCTGGCGTCGGGGACTTGAGGCAAGCCTGGGGCAGCCGGTGTCGCGCAAGGTAGGCGGCGTTCGCTCGGTGTGGGTGACGGGTTTGCCGTTCTTTGTCGCGACAACCGTATTGTCCGGTCTGCAATACGGCGAGCGATTTCTCGCGAGCAGTACGATCTCTGCTGATTCGCTCGGCCGCTACGTGTTTGCATGGTCGATCGCAAATGCTATCCAGACGATCGCCTATGCCACGATCGTGATGACGGCCGGGCCGCGGCTGGTACGTTCGTTGAGCGGGGCCGGCAGCGACTTCTGGTCGACATTGCGAATTTCGATGCGGTCTGCCCTTGGCATCACGATTATTGCCGCGGTTGCGATTCTGATTGCTTATAAGCCGATTTTCCACGTGGCCCGCGAACCCTCCGGTAGCCGTGAACTCACCATGTTGAGCATTCTGCTTGTCTCCTTCGTCCTCCGCTCTATCGCCGACGTTTATTGGAGTGGCGCAGTCGCACTGCGCCTGGGCAAGCAGGTTGCCATTGCAATGACTGTCGTAGCGGCTATCGGTATTCCAGTGGAATGGCTATTGGTGACGCAGCTAGGCGCAATGGGCGTGGCGCTGGCGCACCTGGCAGCGAGTACTGGGATCGTGGCGATATTGGCGTTTATCGTGATGCGTGTCCGTGCTGTACCCGAAACTGCAACCGCCAACAGAGAGGCTATTCATGTTCCGTAA
- a CDS encoding polysaccharide pyruvyl transferase family protein, which yields MSNSTHVVLLHAYSSKNSGDGLLVDLSIDLLKQAFGEATRVSIVAADPASFSQYPEVHPAPVLAEAGIARIAGAVGMTLPIGKNRRTRELLQILSSADLLVGVGGGYLRARNCMEAFKLEAGHLLQMRAACLSGKPTVYLPQSIGPSMPARPLRAHLSRMLARFSCVFVRDDRSASFLADNANTRRAPDLAVLDFERRSAQIMAQAEKSRTRVAHVAFVLRRAPKWSMRQRERYESSTRQLIQRLRQTCRISFAVQSRGRGNDDLAYYRSIGVDGELVSLKEMLATDTPDFVVSVRLHGSLESVLSGVPSYHLSYERKGFGAYSDLGLDGWVANAADFDPENVAAAILAPGAIRNFWANTSSGFERIRAARERILVELRAARGL from the coding sequence ATGTCAAACAGCACGCATGTAGTTCTCCTTCACGCGTACAGTTCGAAGAACTCTGGAGACGGTCTGCTGGTCGACCTGTCAATCGACCTGCTGAAGCAGGCCTTTGGGGAGGCGACGCGAGTGTCGATCGTCGCTGCTGATCCGGCTTCCTTCTCCCAATACCCCGAGGTTCACCCGGCACCGGTTCTTGCAGAAGCGGGGATCGCCCGTATTGCCGGAGCGGTCGGTATGACGCTGCCGATCGGCAAGAACCGCCGGACGCGCGAGTTGTTGCAAATTCTGTCCTCGGCCGATCTTCTCGTCGGTGTCGGCGGGGGATACTTGCGTGCGCGCAACTGCATGGAAGCTTTCAAACTGGAAGCGGGTCACCTGCTTCAGATGCGTGCGGCGTGTCTGTCGGGCAAACCGACCGTGTACTTGCCGCAAAGCATTGGACCTTCGATGCCGGCACGACCGTTGCGCGCGCATCTCTCGAGAATGCTCGCGAGGTTTTCTTGTGTGTTCGTTCGTGATGACCGCTCTGCCTCCTTCCTGGCCGACAACGCGAACACTCGTCGCGCGCCTGATCTGGCTGTGCTGGACTTCGAGCGGCGCAGCGCACAGATCATGGCGCAAGCGGAGAAGTCTCGCACCCGTGTGGCTCATGTGGCATTCGTTCTACGGCGGGCGCCGAAATGGTCGATGCGGCAACGGGAACGGTACGAGAGCTCCACGCGACAACTGATTCAACGATTGAGGCAGACATGCCGGATCAGCTTTGCCGTGCAGAGCAGAGGGCGCGGCAACGACGACCTCGCGTACTACCGAAGCATCGGCGTCGACGGCGAGCTTGTGTCGCTGAAAGAAATGCTGGCCACGGATACGCCGGACTTCGTGGTATCGGTCCGCTTGCACGGCTCGCTCGAGTCAGTGCTGAGTGGCGTTCCTTCCTATCACCTTAGCTATGAGCGCAAAGGCTTTGGTGCATATTCCGATCTCGGATTGGACGGTTGGGTTGCCAATGCGGCTGACTTCGACCCCGAGAATGTCGCCGCGGCAATCCTCGCGCCGGGTGCGATTCGTAATTTCTGGGCGAACACCTCCTCTGGCTTCGAGCGCATCCGTGCTGCACGGGAACGGATACTTGTCGAGCTCCGGGCCGCACGGGGCTTATAG
- a CDS encoding glycosyltransferase produces MQVSTEGVAERSRSVDAGNFVSTSPVRRDMRAPPLRVALVVEAAGGGVAVHIADMVCGLRACGGFDIHLIVPIGDRFDGVILTENLLAQCDTVHRVSMHRSVGTADMIAFAQLSRYLHRIRPDIVHSHSSKAGALARMCIGPWAQVYTPHAVYTLNLYLPRAQRRFYGLIEGFLGRFRSDRIIAVSVDEAEHLQQVLRIPADRIETIFNGVPAPALLPSIEARVALGLSHDAVVVGFVGRLDFQKGVDRLVRVAQRLLERGMDNVIFAVMGPGDFGSVSGVNEECVPTNLRLLGLIPEARRYFSAFDIFALPSRYEGFPYVVLEAMAAGIPIVSTRVSGAAELIDAEQIGFVVPNEDDSNLFADATAALARNPAMRDRMSRNCERAAERFSATAMVERTADLYQRLLRGIH; encoded by the coding sequence ATGCAAGTCAGTACGGAAGGTGTCGCCGAACGGTCACGGTCGGTGGATGCCGGCAATTTTGTGAGCACATCGCCGGTTCGCCGAGATATGAGGGCGCCTCCTTTGCGGGTGGCGCTCGTCGTTGAAGCGGCAGGTGGTGGCGTAGCGGTCCATATTGCCGATATGGTGTGCGGCCTGCGCGCTTGCGGTGGCTTCGACATTCATCTGATTGTCCCGATCGGCGACCGTTTCGACGGAGTGATTCTTACCGAGAACCTGCTCGCGCAATGCGATACGGTTCATCGTGTTTCGATGCACCGCTCGGTTGGTACGGCGGACATGATCGCCTTCGCTCAACTATCCAGGTACCTGCATAGGATCCGGCCGGACATCGTTCACAGCCACAGTTCGAAGGCGGGAGCGCTCGCGCGGATGTGCATTGGACCGTGGGCGCAGGTCTACACGCCGCACGCTGTCTACACGCTGAATCTTTATTTACCGCGGGCACAACGGCGGTTTTACGGGCTGATCGAAGGTTTCCTCGGCCGTTTTCGGAGCGACCGCATCATCGCTGTTTCCGTCGACGAAGCGGAACATTTGCAGCAGGTATTGCGTATTCCAGCAGATCGCATCGAAACGATTTTCAACGGCGTGCCCGCACCGGCTTTGCTTCCGTCGATTGAAGCGCGAGTTGCGCTCGGGTTGTCGCATGACGCCGTCGTTGTCGGTTTTGTGGGCCGTCTGGACTTCCAGAAAGGCGTTGACCGGCTGGTTCGGGTCGCACAGCGCCTCCTCGAACGGGGCATGGATAACGTCATTTTTGCGGTGATGGGTCCCGGTGACTTCGGCAGCGTTTCAGGCGTGAACGAAGAGTGCGTTCCCACGAACCTGCGCTTGCTTGGATTGATTCCAGAAGCACGCCGCTACTTCTCCGCCTTTGACATCTTTGCACTTCCAAGCCGCTACGAAGGTTTTCCTTATGTCGTCCTCGAGGCTATGGCGGCCGGTATCCCGATTGTGTCTACCAGGGTGTCCGGAGCAGCGGAACTGATCGACGCCGAACAGATCGGCTTTGTTGTTCCCAATGAAGACGACTCAAACCTTTTTGCGGACGCGACAGCGGCGCTCGCCCGGAACCCGGCGATGCGCGATCGCATGAGCCGTAACTGCGAGCGCGCCGCCGAGCGATTTTCAGCTACTGCAATGGTCGAACGGACCGCCGATCTTTACCAGCGTCTGCTTAGGGGGATTCATTGA
- a CDS encoding polysaccharide biosynthesis tyrosine autokinase, with product MKPLQSPANEALKQDDVIDLIGVLDVFVGYRWVILKICLCSLALATAFAFLLPPLYQADISVQVEDGSGSGAAQSLLGDVSSLFDYNSPTSAEQQIMASRLVVTSVVDELRSYIVVRPRRFPLIGNFISGFNDAVMRPGVLGVGGWAWGTESADIVQFDVPKRLEGDQFALSVLSGNRYRLSGWDLDEAVTGRVGVAEVFQTSSGPMTLLVKSFNAAPGTKFKLTRKSRLDTIMSMQKGLEIQEKIKSSGVLIATLTATDPVLVRDQLQAIGRYYVKQNVERKAAEAAQSLVFLDTQVPLLRKQLEDAEARYTQMRKKQGTVDLPEEARIAIQQTADSRTRMLELQQKRDELASRFTNSHPDVIALNAQIAALRSQQSAFDQQMKILPGVQQDAARLMLDVKVATDLYTALLNNVQQLKLVKAGKTGSVRVVDTPVIPENVAFPNRPVTIAAGALLGLLLGVGFAFAHNFLFAGIAEADEIERHAGLHVYATIPESRKQQQIDRNSIDHASAVRLLVEANPREPAVESLRSMRTALQFAMLNARNNVILISGPTPGVGKSFVSANFAALLATSGKRVLVIDGDLRRGYLHEYFGQQRARGLTDVITGALSPDQVIHRSVVPNLDFISTGVLPPGSAEILMHERVGQLLENSAHDYDVVLVDSAPVLAAVDAVVLAEHCATVMLVARAGHTRVGELVESVRQFAHAGITVSGALLNGLDPKSGRRSYNRKNGGYRYVQYCYEDPRPALTSRWRQLLTRYDRGQ from the coding sequence ATGAAACCGTTGCAATCGCCCGCAAACGAGGCGTTAAAACAAGATGATGTGATTGACCTGATTGGGGTACTGGATGTGTTTGTCGGGTACCGATGGGTCATTCTCAAGATTTGCCTTTGCTCCCTCGCGCTTGCGACGGCGTTTGCCTTTCTGCTCCCTCCGCTTTATCAGGCGGATATCTCGGTTCAGGTGGAGGACGGCAGCGGCTCGGGTGCCGCGCAGAGTTTGCTAGGGGACGTGTCGTCACTTTTCGACTACAACTCGCCGACGTCGGCCGAGCAGCAGATCATGGCGTCGCGGCTCGTCGTAACCAGTGTCGTCGACGAATTGCGTAGCTATATTGTCGTGCGCCCACGCCGGTTTCCGTTGATCGGTAATTTCATATCCGGGTTCAATGATGCTGTGATGCGTCCCGGTGTCCTGGGCGTCGGAGGGTGGGCATGGGGCACGGAAAGTGCCGACATCGTTCAGTTCGACGTGCCAAAGCGGTTGGAAGGTGATCAGTTCGCGCTCTCGGTGCTTTCGGGCAATCGCTACCGTCTGTCTGGTTGGGATCTTGATGAGGCCGTTACCGGTCGGGTCGGTGTGGCTGAGGTGTTCCAGACGAGCAGTGGGCCAATGACTTTGCTTGTGAAGTCGTTCAATGCCGCACCCGGAACGAAGTTCAAGCTGACCCGGAAATCGCGGCTTGACACGATCATGAGCATGCAGAAGGGCCTGGAAATTCAGGAGAAGATCAAGTCGTCAGGCGTTCTCATTGCAACCCTCACGGCAACCGATCCCGTGTTGGTTCGGGACCAGTTGCAGGCGATCGGCCGCTACTACGTGAAGCAGAACGTCGAACGCAAAGCCGCTGAAGCGGCGCAATCCCTGGTGTTCCTTGATACGCAGGTGCCGCTGCTCAGAAAGCAGTTGGAAGACGCCGAGGCGCGCTACACGCAGATGCGAAAGAAGCAGGGCACCGTCGATTTGCCGGAGGAAGCCAGGATAGCCATTCAGCAGACTGCAGATTCCAGAACGCGGATGCTCGAATTGCAACAGAAGCGCGATGAGCTCGCTTCGCGGTTCACGAATTCGCATCCCGATGTGATTGCGCTTAACGCGCAAATCGCCGCTCTTCGTTCTCAGCAAAGTGCGTTTGATCAGCAGATGAAAATCTTGCCCGGCGTACAGCAGGACGCAGCACGTTTGATGCTCGATGTGAAGGTGGCGACCGATCTCTATACGGCGTTGTTGAACAATGTGCAGCAGCTGAAACTGGTCAAGGCAGGCAAGACCGGAAGTGTGCGCGTTGTCGACACGCCTGTCATTCCCGAAAACGTCGCATTTCCTAATCGGCCCGTAACGATCGCTGCGGGTGCGTTGCTCGGATTGCTGTTGGGTGTCGGCTTCGCGTTCGCTCACAACTTTCTGTTCGCGGGGATTGCCGAAGCGGACGAGATTGAGCGTCATGCCGGTTTGCACGTGTACGCGACGATTCCGGAGTCACGCAAACAACAGCAGATCGATCGGAACAGCATTGACCATGCATCGGCTGTTCGCCTGCTTGTTGAGGCTAATCCTCGCGAACCAGCTGTCGAAAGCCTGCGGAGCATGCGTACGGCACTCCAGTTCGCGATGTTGAACGCAAGAAATAACGTGATCCTTATCTCCGGCCCTACGCCTGGCGTCGGGAAATCCTTCGTATCCGCGAATTTCGCGGCACTGCTGGCAACGAGCGGAAAGCGAGTGCTAGTCATTGACGGTGACCTTCGCAGGGGCTATCTCCACGAATACTTCGGTCAACAACGCGCGCGCGGCCTGACAGACGTCATTACTGGGGCCCTCTCTCCAGATCAGGTCATTCATCGTAGCGTTGTTCCGAATCTTGACTTCATCTCCACTGGTGTGCTGCCGCCTGGCTCCGCCGAGATACTGATGCATGAGCGCGTAGGGCAACTTCTTGAAAACAGCGCACACGATTACGACGTGGTGCTCGTCGACTCAGCCCCGGTTCTGGCCGCAGTCGACGCGGTGGTGCTGGCGGAGCATTGCGCGACAGTGATGCTCGTCGCCCGGGCCGGTCATACGCGCGTTGGGGAACTGGTGGAGTCGGTGAGGCAGTTTGCGCACGCCGGAATCACGGTTAGCGGTGCGCTTCTCAATGGTCTCGATCCAAAGTCCGGACGACGGAGCTACAACCGTAAGAATGGTGGTTACCGATATGTTCAGTATTGCTATGAAGATCCTCGTCCTGCATTGACGAGCCGCTGGCGTCAGCTGCTTACCCGTTATGATCGGGGGCAGTGA
- a CDS encoding low molecular weight protein-tyrosine-phosphatase yields the protein MIKRVLVVCAGNVCRSPMAEALLAWHLESVMVESAGMTALIGHGADPVAVSLMGERGLDIRSHRARQLVTWMPATADLVLVMDRLQRQQLEHRFASLHGRVYRLGDMPASPRHSDAGFDIPDPHRKGRAAFEESLRLIEAGVEGWAARIAELSGGRVASVPVVGESST from the coding sequence ATGATAAAGCGCGTGCTGGTTGTCTGCGCAGGAAACGTGTGCCGCAGTCCGATGGCAGAAGCCCTTCTTGCGTGGCATCTCGAGTCGGTAATGGTGGAGTCAGCCGGCATGACGGCGTTGATCGGTCACGGAGCCGATCCAGTCGCTGTCAGCCTGATGGGCGAACGAGGCCTCGATATACGGTCACACCGTGCACGTCAGTTGGTCACATGGATGCCCGCTACCGCCGACCTCGTGCTCGTCATGGACCGTCTCCAGCGGCAGCAACTCGAGCATCGGTTCGCATCTCTTCATGGACGCGTCTATCGGCTAGGCGACATGCCGGCGTCGCCCCGCCATTCGGACGCGGGCTTCGATATTCCCGATCCGCATCGCAAAGGCCGTGCGGCATTCGAAGAAAGCCTAAGGCTTATCGAAGCTGGAGTCGAAGGATGGGCCGCGCGCATCGCGGAGCTATCCGGCGGCCGCGTGGCGTCTGTTCCCGTTGTCGGCGAATCGTCAACCTGA
- a CDS encoding polysaccharide biosynthesis/export family protein has product MAAVALLTSACAGAPGMRMETSRVHKMPGIDGGVPPTGDAGEGSASEKVDATSGTPDIAITEVNASLISRLAQSQKQQQAELSQLLSGAPPAYTVGPGDVLQIVVWDHPEFAAALGSSQTQSSARPGDPLPGFIVDQNGSLTFPYAGPLHVAGQRTDEIQQRLSGALAKYFVKPQLTVRMASYRAHQVYVDGEVRSAGALAVNDVPMTLYEAIGRAGGFSETADQSDLVLVRDGESHRVNLTQLLAQGVSPSRLYLKTGDLLRVASRDENDVYVMGEVNKPISAIPRRTGRITLADALSQAGSVNASTADAAQMFVVRGSLSGTPQVFHLDGRSPVAMLLAKDFELQPKDVVYVDGSGLVRFNRVLNLLMPLISTGLTAGVIAK; this is encoded by the coding sequence ATGGCTGCGGTCGCCTTGTTGACCAGCGCGTGCGCGGGGGCGCCCGGGATGCGGATGGAAACGTCCCGTGTACACAAGATGCCGGGTATTGACGGCGGTGTCCCCCCAACTGGAGATGCCGGTGAAGGTTCGGCAAGCGAGAAGGTCGATGCGACCTCCGGCACGCCGGATATTGCTATTACCGAGGTCAATGCGTCGCTGATTTCGCGCCTCGCCCAAAGTCAGAAGCAACAGCAGGCCGAGCTTTCGCAGTTGCTGTCTGGCGCCCCCCCGGCTTATACCGTCGGCCCTGGCGACGTGCTGCAAATCGTCGTCTGGGATCATCCGGAGTTCGCGGCCGCGCTGGGTTCTTCGCAGACGCAATCGTCGGCGCGACCCGGCGACCCGCTGCCCGGATTCATCGTCGATCAGAACGGCAGCCTGACGTTTCCGTATGCAGGTCCGCTGCACGTGGCTGGTCAGCGGACGGATGAGATACAGCAGCGCTTGAGCGGCGCACTTGCGAAGTACTTCGTCAAACCCCAGTTGACTGTGCGCATGGCCTCTTACCGGGCGCATCAGGTCTATGTCGACGGCGAGGTGCGTAGCGCGGGTGCCCTCGCGGTCAACGACGTGCCCATGACGCTGTATGAAGCAATCGGCCGCGCCGGGGGCTTCAGCGAAACCGCCGACCAAAGCGACCTCGTGCTCGTGCGCGACGGCGAATCTCATCGTGTGAACCTGACGCAGTTGCTGGCGCAAGGCGTGAGTCCGTCGCGGCTCTATTTGAAAACCGGCGATCTGTTACGCGTCGCGTCGCGCGACGAAAACGACGTGTATGTGATGGGCGAGGTCAACAAGCCGATCTCGGCGATTCCACGCAGAACCGGCCGCATCACGCTCGCGGATGCGCTTTCGCAGGCTGGCAGCGTGAATGCATCCACCGCCGACGCCGCGCAGATGTTCGTGGTTCGCGGCTCATTGTCAGGGACGCCGCAAGTGTTTCACCTCGACGGCCGGTCGCCGGTCGCAATGCTGCTCGCCAAGGATTTCGAGTTGCAACCCAAAGACGTCGTGTATGTCGACGGTAGCGGCCTCGTTCGCTTCAATCGGGTGCTGAATCTGTTGATGCCTTTGATCAGCACAGGTTTGACGGCGGGGGTGATCGCGAAATGA